gtgttatttttctttctgtttaggGCATCTCAGGGGGAGAAGGCAGATAATACCTTAGACAGTCAGGTGGTGCAGTATGAACCTGCCCATCAAGGATCCATCAACACTGTCACAAATCTCAGCCcagagctgtgtgtttctggTGGGAGTGACCAGGTAAATGATTATTCTAAGTACAATATTACAAAATTGTAAACTTTAATCACAGTAGTATTGATTATTAAGTAGCCAATAATTTCTGTCCAACCACCACATATTGGACAAGAGCACCCTTAAGTGGTTGATTTCAGGATGTGCAGTTtgtaaaaatctttttgaaGATGTAGGAGTTCATTTGAATGGATCTTTgagctgatgtttgtgtgtgtccacccCTAAAGGCTGTGGTGGTGTATGACTGGAAACAAGGCCAGATGTGTCAGTCTTTCCAGGGTCACAATCGAGAGGTTACTAAGGTAACATCAATACTGTGTGCACAAACTGATAAAAGTGTGCTGCTCTTCAGAGCTGTTAGAATTGTCACATTTACTTTTCCTCCTAATTCTGCCTCCGTCCATCTGCCAGGTGTTGTGTTATCCAGGAAGCACATGGATCTTTAGTGCCTCACGGGACAAAACTGTTCTGATGTGGGACCTTAACCAGGGTGACGAACCTATTCAGGAGTTTTCTGGTCATGAGTTGGTGGTCAATGGAATAGCAATTAGCCCTGGtaagaacacacaaacatgcacttcatttgtatgtattttagCTGCTATCTTAAATTGAAGTTGCCATTCTGCAATTTATGGCGTGTCAGAGAAAACTCAAGGTTTTTTACTAAATGTACTCTAGTAGCATCATATTTTTCCCAAAATACAGCTTACTATCACAATCACATTTGCGTTAACTACTCTTATCACTTCCATGTGTTAGAGCAGGGTTGGGAACAGATAACTATCAGAGAATAGTCCATTCATACTAAAGATGAAAATCAGAGAAGTCATCAACAGCCCGGAAGACAGAATCACACATTTGTTTGGTCTAGATGCACCTCTAGCTCTAATTACTGATTGCCTTAGTTTTGTTAGAAGTAAAACACGTACACAGTGAATGAGTTATTGTAATTTAAAGCACACCACCAGATGTTACAGATCGCTTGAGTTCCACTGAAGGAAATGAATTGGTTTCTTTTTGGTTTGCAGATGGGAGAAAGCTGTGCACTGGTTCTCGTGATAACTGGATGTGTCTGTGGGATATTGAATCTGCAAAATGTGAACAGAGACACAACATCTCTAGAAACCTGGTGAGgacaatattttgtgtttttatgtgcacaCATCATTTTGCTACGAGTTGTTTTGAAGCTTGCTGGATCGCCTTTGTGTCTGCCTCAACTCAACGTGGCTTTTAGCTCATGGGTTCTTGCCCTGCAGGGTTTCAACTCTTCCACTTGCCTCTCCTCTTTGTCCAGGTGACCCATGTGTGTTGGGTGCCAGGCAGCTCCTCTATAGTTCAGACCTCTGAGGATAAGACCATAAGGTACAGAAAGATTTGTTACTATAGCACACAAGTAGTTTACTATAGCACTATTACTGTAGATGCTTATGGCAGGAAAATTGATATTCAGTGGGAActcaaaatgtttcacaaataGTAATGTTAAGTAATCGTTTCATCTTCATAGTTTAAAACGCATAAGCATTGTAGGTTAGGACTATGTGATTGGAGTGCTACATTACAGCTAGAAACAGGCATGTAACAGCAATCATTTGGTAACAGGTCGCTCTGACATGATGTCTTGATGCAAGTGTGTTGTGTGCAACAAAATGCACATGCTGGCAAAACCAGTGTAAGTATATAGTAATATGTAATTCTACATTAATAATTCGAATGTGTGTGGTTGCAGGGTGTGGGACAGCCGTGTATGGCAGGTGACCAATACTTTTCCAGCCAAACAATACATCCAGACACACTGTGACGTCTCACCAAATGGGAACTATCTGGTGTCCAGCAGCAATGGCTTTGGAGGGCAGGGCTGTGAAGCCACGGTGAGGCCATCTGAGGTGTTTCTGTGGTTCTTGGCTGTACAGCTGTAGATATACAGATGGTGGAGTTGGCATTATTGGACATTTCACCTGTGCAGATGGTCCctgaatatttttcttctcGGTTCTATTCACCCAACCTGTcttctgacagcagctgagacaATATAGAGAAGTTTATCTGGTCAAAATACGCATATTTGACCAAAAGTAGTCACCCTAATTATATTACACAATGTCTCTGCCATGGAAACCTACACAAGTTTAAAAAGTACATGCATTCCGTTGAATCTTTCATACTCAgctaaatttacattttattacttgtgatttaatatttaaaaaaattgattcttcttctttgtcatcttattatcattattgttattaatattactGTAATCATTGGTGAGATCAGATACTACATTCCAATAAAGTAAATATTGGCAGGTATCCTCTGTCTTAAGcagactttttatttatttttttttttacttctgacACAGCCATTTGTTCTTAgtggagttgtgtgtgtgtgttactagCTGTGGGACCTGCGTCAGCCTGGCTGTAAGGTGGTGGAGTACAGAGGCCATCTGCAGACCACAGCCTGCTGTGTCTTTCTACCTACAGCTCCTGGTGGCACAGCTCAAGTAGCTACATCATCCCATGATAGCTCCATCAAAATCTGGGATCAGAACACAGCAGGTAATAACCACGAAGGGATGAAAACATTCGCCCACAAAGACGAATGTGCATACATGTGACCACAATTGTAGACACTGTTTGGGTGTTAGGTCTTTGTACACTGACTCTCCTTTAACCCGCCTCCGGCTATCTCCTGTTCAGTTTGTTTAGGGACGCTGTCTCTGGATGGTGCTGGTCCACTAGTTTGTCTGGCTCCAACTGACTCCACCAACATGCTATGTGCCAGCTTCAGCAATGGCCTCAACCATATTCAGGTGGGCCATGGATCAAACCAGGCTCAGGGCTCTGGGGCAGGTGGCCTGGACATAAAGGTTATGGCACGTTTCTGACTGCACAGTAGGACCTACCTGGTGTGACCTGTAACCTTGCTGTTGAAAAGCCAGTGACCTAACAAGCACAACCACTGGATGTGAAgatcatgtctttttttttgggtggagGGGTAAATTTTGCAGATTTCTTCAGACATTTTTGCTTTACCAGACTGCCACAAATCAGGAGATGAAAGTGACACGAATGTAGGATGCACATTTTGTCCACCACTGTCATCTGGATGCCTATCACATCTGCTCCGCTGGGACACAAATCATCATGCTTGGACTGTTATAATGTTGGACCAAGTATTCACTCAGTACTCAGTACAGTACTTAAGGAAGGCAGAGCTGATTACAAACTTAATTCACAAACTGTGTAGCTGATAATGATGGTTTGGAACAAAGATTCAGGTGTATTCAGGTGTGGAATctgtcagagaaaatgtgaatggAGAAATGTCATGCTAACAGTATTTACTGGAAGTTGTTTTGATGCAGTCAGAaatgtggtttgtttttcaaacactTGGTAGActtttttaatcacagaaacTGACTAATGAGGAACAATTATATATCTGTTGGTAATAATGTAGCTGTTGGCTACTTTGTACTCCAGTTTTAACTTTCAATCGTTAGACCAAATGTATGCGAGTGCGTGTGATGCAGGACTGTAACAACATTCTTATGTTGTAGGTAGATTTCACTCATGAAAAGTTTTATGGTACACATTTCACTATTTTTAAACTGAGGCTACTGATGTGCTGttatttttgaatttgaaaattaGCACGCAAAATAGCAGAAATACCTTTTTGATAAAGTACTGTTTGAATAAACTAATTGGAATACAAAAAATGAATTTGCCACAGTGAGTGCTACAGAGTAGATGAAACCAAAGGTGATCAGATGTAAATTAATGTTCAGATTACTTATCACTAGACATTTTGACCGGCTTGGCTCTTCCTGtgttttacatgaaaaatgGTACTATAAAATCCCTGATGACTAAAGTTTCTCATGCCAGCTCAGATTTTTAACTGGGTAACCACCTTGTATTCAATATGGCACTTACATATCCCCTCATGTAGGCCTTTTCATAGCGACACAATGACGCAAGGTagtaaaagcacatttttaatgtaattaaaaagttttttattttgttatagtCTTGATTAACATAGTTGTTTACCTACTAGTTAATGCCAAAATGGCTGCCGAGATATCCAGTGATGTCTAATCTTCAATGGAATATGAatgttgtttgttgctttttagcaataggaaaaaaaaggaactatTTCTGAACAATCATGAGTGTtgaatgaaaaccaaatatTTCACACTTACCAAGAAATGCTTTGAAGCCtacaaaatcaaaccaaatggCCTGAATATACTTTCACTTGAAATCCTCTGACTGGTGTTCTTGTAAATAGGCTAATGTCACTTTTCTCACTCAATTCTTACATTTTCcaaaatttgaaattattttgattattcccatttaaaaatacacaaacccTTTTGAAGAGGAATTACACACAGTCCACACTATTAATcaatcagagaacagaagaCTTTCATCCAGACTGTggtattttaatttattcaaacCTAGACTGCGTTTCACGGCAGCATAAAAAGAATCCCTACGCATCAACAGGTTTTCATAAAGACTCACACAAAGACGTCAGCAGGCAGAACAGATTGGCGGTTGCCACATCACTGAACTACACAAATATTCAGATAAAAAAGGTCTATAAATGTTGAatgatggacaaaaaaaagaaaaatcatctaATCAAATTTCAAGTTACAAACAATGGccttaaattaatgaaaaacaatattgGCACAGTATGTTATAAAAAGCAGGCTATAaggaaaaatagaaatacaaagaGTACTGAACATTAAATTATTGGAATTACAAGTCATTCAGATGACAGAATAAATGTAATCTGAATGTGGAATTCACTCATTGCTAAGATGAGTAGTGACAAGAAGTGGTACATGAGAAGGTCTACAGCTAGTGGCAACTTTTACACAGTGTCTCTTTCATGATATCTGAAAGGGAGATTAAAACCTCCCTCCTGGAGCATTTCAATATTTCTCAAGCTGGTATTGAAAGGACATTTTTGTTGTGCTAGGAAGCAGAAAACTGTGTAAGAGCACATCTGAAGAGAAACTTTCgtttttgcttcctttttcccctcaaaaTCCTGAATCTTTTGAGGACCTGAACTAAATGAGGAACAGTATCTCACGTTTCCATTTAAAATATGATACAGTAATACAATCATGGCAGCCTGACCCCAGCTGCTTCAGTGCTGTGCCACTGGAAAAGTGGGTAAAAGCATCCTTCATTTACATACGTGATTCATTCTCATCACTTGAATACCTTCATAAATTACTCGTCattatttaaacacacacagctcactgGCTACAGACTGTTGGTGTAACCACATACTACAAGTCACCAATCCTAAACTCCTCTAAAAAACAAAcgaataaacaaacaaaaaaacaactttcagatAACACCGACAGCATGGGTCTGATGGGTAAAACGAGACAAAACAATTCTGAGGGTTTATGTCCAGTTTGATCTTTAAATGTGGAATAGCCCTCATAGATGTGACTATTTGGTCTGCACAGTCCAGTTCAGTGCCAGGGCAAATGTAAACAGCAATGGTACAGAAAAATAAGACCCGTTATACAAACCCCCAATATAATTAACGTGTGGCTTATGCATCACATTTTGGAAGGGCTCTCTACCTAAGCAGCAGAGGTGGGACAGAGTCACAGGACGCTCTCAAGTTTCAAACAAGAACTAAGTTACTGTGGTGAAGTGGGTCAAGTCCCTGCTAGGAAGTCAAGCAAGATGAGTCACAGCTCCGATCAAGCAAATAACCACTCAAGAATATGAACTTGATAAAGATAAACCTCGGTTTCCAGATTTAAACGAGTTAAAAGACAGTGGTCATGAAATAACTTATTGTACGTCAACGTTCAGGTTTCATTATGAGCTAGAAATCCTTGTAGGAATGTAATGACAGTCCACATCTGTGACTGAAAGCCCCTCCCTGCTACAGGTGTTATTAATGGTCCTCCTGTTATTACCATGACTACATCATGTTTCTGTTCATGACTGCTCATACGTCAGATTCACATCTAACATGGTGGAAGAACAGAGCATATATTAGTGAAAATCACTTTCCTTACTATGTGGTAATTTCTAGACTTGCCAGAATTTATATTCTACTGGGAGCCAGATGAGAGAAAAGTTATCAGTCCCAAGTGTCCTGTCATGAGcacaaaatccaaaaacatttctgacttAAGTCTGACTTGAATCAAATCTCCCAGTGCTGTGAACCAGTCAACAACATGTAACATAACATTATAGGCATAAAAACATAGCATGCAAGAAAATCCCAGATGACTTTGGCTGTTGGCAGCTACCTGGGATGGTTTACTGCAGGGGAAAAACCTGCATGGGAATTTAGCTGGCACTTAGGccaagatgaagatgaaggcgAGACAATGGGTGGAATGAGAATCTGAAGTCAGCTGtataaatgtatgaaaaacCACGTATACCACATCTGTAATTATCAGAATATACAGAGAAATAGCCCGTGTGTCTGTATCTTGTACTGTATTAAAGTGATGCGGCACGCTCCACCTCCAGAGAGCTGTTAACAGTGCACCGTTATATTTGAGAGAAACATCCCATATAGTACCTGACATGTAGTAATAGTAGCTGGATTTCTTTATCTGTGTAAAGAGTAGATATATTGGGGAGTTTTTTTAGGCCTCAATAGTGTCATAAGAACCCTCTGATGACTTCAGCCATCCTGCATTGCTGACATTTTCAGCTTTAGTCGATCTTTCACGAGACAGTGAAAGCAAACGCACAGCATTAGGGTCATTTGTATAAAAGCATGTGTCCAGATTCTATAAATTAGATTTACATTACGTGTTCCAGGGggaatatgaatatatgatgcCAAAATTAACAAAGTAATGCGTAGTagggcaaaacaaacaaaacagtgctCAACCTGTTTGGACAATACCAGATGacaaacatattaaaaaaacaaacaaaaaaaaaaaaaaaaaaaaaacggactACATTAATGCACACCAAGCCAGTGTCTAAGGCGCCGTTGTAAACAGAACAATATACTGTGTGAACCAATCAGGCTGGTCAGACAACctattattaaattattgatCCTGTACCCACAGGGGAGTAGAGCCATTTTTAGGATTGCACAATGCAAATCATATTTTGTCACAAAGAATCAAACGCATCAAGAAGATTAAAGATATTCAAATCAGACTCTAAGTTAGTGTGAATTTTTTCAACACCTTATTTATGGATTTGTGCATTAACacacattattacattaaaatataaaaaattattaattaattaattattaattatagtTCAAATCTTTACAGTAATTATCTGCAATGAAATTATGAATGAAAAGCTGCATTTAGTCATAAAATACAGTATGAATCCAATTTTTGacctgacacaaaaacactagCACTTTAAGATACTGAGACCATATGTGAAAAACTGTCAACTCACTCAGAGACAAAGATATAATTTTAGTATCTCATTTCTAATTTGTATTACGTGTTGGTCAAGTCCCTGAGATATTgctttctgtcttcattttctccAAGTCTGATGGTGATTTCTTAATTCAGTGCACTCATTTGAACACACATTTGAGTGGAATCCTCAGATGTGTTTGCTTATTCaccatatacacacacattcacacaagaaAAGGAGGTCCTGATATAAAACTAGTGTCAGTGTAGCACTGTGacataatgaaataaactaTTCCTACATAATTTGAAAATTAGGAATGgaaatggaataaataaatcttactATGGACAAATATCCAACACCTTAAGATTTTGTAAATATTAGAAGCACAATATTTGTATCTGTACCCAGCATCGTACACTCTGCCCTTTCCTtcttcaacattatttcaaaagcatgaggtgggggtgggggcggaTGGCCTGTTTAAGAAACGCACCACCAGGTTATTCAcaaggataaaaataaacaagcacaCATCATAATTGCTTATTTGTTCAGCACAAGCATTGACAATAGTAATCCAAACACTAAAATTCAAACCTCAGCTCAGTAGTTTCTCAAAATGGCTGAGGTGTATTGGACCAGCATTTAGAAAATCACAGACATCTCTCTAACTTCATCAAATATAGCAAAAAACTTTCAAAgccatgaggcacacagaaaaacatacaaacaaacaaaacagattaaaaaaaaaaaaaaaaaaaccacacaaaaactGTTTGGTTGATTTGCATGAGCTCCAAGTTAACTGTCCACACCTCTGAGGATTGTTAGGTATCTTTTAACTAAAATCGCCAATCtccatttaaatgtaattttcaagCCTAGTTTTGTCCCCCATTTGACAATACTGTTGTAAATACCCAGTAGTTGTGTTGCGCAGATGTGTGCAGGATACAGCATTCTGACATCAAATGCAGCCATTTTAACAAtatcccctccctccccctcatCCTCACTGCCAACTATGTCTACTGGTCCCCAGTGCGTTCAAGGCCATCTATGACACGACTCAGCCTGATGTTTAGCAGCCTTATCTGAGTGTCCAAGTGGTCGATTTTCTCTTCCAGTGAACCTGCCCCGCCCCCGCGACGCCAGTATGCTCCCACAGGCCCTGTCATGAAGTACACAGCCATGATGAAGCACAGCGGCAGAACTGCGCGCTCAGGATCGCCCTCAAACTTCTGCAGGATGTAAAGACAGGACAGGGCGAAGAGGGTGACACGAGCTAGCCAGAAGAAACGGCCAAACACAGCATGCAGCAAATAGAAGAaacctcccaggaacatggaGAGAAGCCAGTAGGCCAACAGTCCCGCAGCAACTAGGAGGAGGGCGCGTGCTGGAGAGTTGGTGAGAGATGTCAGACTGAAGTAGTGGCTGAGGTTTGAGGCTAATAGAGAAAGAGACAACAGGAAATTAACACAAGTTATGCCCTCTGCTTTGAAGTGAGTGAGTTTATTTCAAAGCATTTAAGATTACTATTTGAACTTGTGACATGCTTCATTCTCTAAGTCCATTCTTCTATCTGTGACTTTTCTAACAATACAATATTATGATTACTTTCAAGGACTTACAGTCAATGCCCATCACATCCAGCAAATCCGACCATATCTTCCAAATGGTGTCCAGAAATGAGTCCACTCCGTGAACAAATCTCTCTGTTGTTTTGGAGAAAAACTGAAGACACAGAAAACTAAGACTAATGAGTGAAAGTGTTCTGTACCATTCTGTACAACATATGTGATCATTGTCCATAATGTGTATGCATTTCTCAATACGAAGATAAGCAATGTTTCAGCTCCTTATATCTGCTATGTGTGTTATGTAGCCTGCAGTGAGGAAAGTAGGATTGAATTACAACTTAACTAGAATGGATTTGGAGATGTGACAACAGTTTTATTATAGATGAGGAAAAAATTGTCTTTTGAACAGTATGccatctctgtccttctctttgACACTCTTTGACAGGCTTCCAGCGTAGTGAAGTCAGATATAGGTCACTGACTTCACCTGGaaattggttttatttaaattaaattaatagaATGAACTGAGCATCAGTCCTTTGTTTTAcactcctaaccctaaccttacaCACCTGATGGCTTTTCT
The nucleotide sequence above comes from Echeneis naucrates chromosome 9, fEcheNa1.1, whole genome shotgun sequence. Encoded proteins:
- the wdr31 gene encoding WD repeat-containing protein 31: MGKLQSKFRKRSELYRASQGEKADNTLDSQVVQYEPAHQGSINTVTNLSPELCVSGGSDQAVVVYDWKQGQMCQSFQGHNREVTKVLCYPGSTWIFSASRDKTVLMWDLNQGDEPIQEFSGHELVVNGIAISPDGRKLCTGSRDNWMCLWDIESAKCEQRHNISRNLVTHVCWVPGSSSIVQTSEDKTIRVWDSRVWQVTNTFPAKQYIQTHCDVSPNGNYLVSSSNGFGGQGCEATLWDLRQPGCKVVEYRGHLQTTACCVFLPTAPGGTAQVATSSHDSSIKIWDQNTAVCLGTLSLDGAGPLVCLAPTDSTNMLCASFSNGLNHIQVGHGSNQAQGSGAGGLDIKVMARF
- the bri3bp gene encoding BRI3-binding protein, which encodes MKRIRFFVVFLVLSSSLLCTAEAARSRTSNQNSFRRAANGIYQTLSSVFGEDNIRGLYKFFSKTTERFVHGVDSFLDTIWKIWSDLLDVMGIDSSNLSHYFSLTSLTNSPARALLLVAAGLLAYWLLSMFLGGFFYLLHAVFGRFFWLARVTLFALSCLYILQKFEGDPERAVLPLCFIMAVYFMTGPVGAYWRRGGGAGSLEEKIDHLDTQIRLLNIRLSRVIDGLERTGDQ